TCGATCCGTGCTCCCCACATGACCGGTGGTGGCATCGTCCACGGTCCCAAGCCCCGTGACTACGGGCAGCGGACCCCCAAGAAGATGATCTCGGCCGCCCTCCTCGGCGCACTGAGCGACCGCGCACGCGGCGACCGTCTCCACATCATCGACTCGTTCGGGTTCGACGGCACGCCGTCGACGAAGGCCGCAGCATCCGTGCTCGGTGCCCTCTTGGCGACGAAGAACGTGCTGGTCGTCATCGAGCGCGGCGACGACGTCGCCGTGAAGAGCGTCCGCAACCTCGCGTACGTCCACGTCCTCACGTTCGACCAGCTCAACGCGTACGACGTGCTCGTCTCGGACGACATCGTCTTCACCAAGGCCGCGTACGACGCCTTCGTGGCGTCGAAGTCGGCGACCACCCAGGAGGTGTCGGCATGACCGTCAACAAGGACCCGCGCGACATCATCCTGAAGCCGGTCGTCTCCGAGAAGAGCTACGGGCTCATCGACGAGGGCAAGTACACGTTCTACGTGGACACCCGCGCCACCAAGACCGAGATCAAGCTCGCCATCGAGAAGATCTTCGACGTCAAGGTCGCCGCGGTGAACACCATCAACCGCGTCGGCAAGGCGCGTCGCACCCGCTTCGGCCTCGGCAAGCGCAAGGACACCAAGCGCGCCATCGTCACGCTGAAGTCGGGCACCATCGACATCTTCACGGCAGTCGGCTGACGGTCGGGACTGAGGACTACAGAACATGGCTATTCGCAAGTACAAGCCCACGACCCCGGGTCGCCGCGGTTCGTCGGTGGCCGACTTCGCCGAGATCACGCGATCGACGCCCGAGAAGTCGCTGCTCCGACCGCTGTCGAAGACCGGTGGCCGCAACAACCAGGGCCGCATCACCACGCGTCACATCGGTGGCGGTCACAAGCGCCAGTACCGTCTGATCGACTTCCGTCGTAACGACAAGGACGGCATCGACGCCAAGGTCGCTCACATCGAGTACGACCCCAACCGCACCGCGCGCATCGCGCTCCTGCACTACGCAGACGGCGAGAAGCGCTACATCATCGCGCCGAACAAGCTGTCGCAGGGCGATGTCGTCGAGTCGGGTGCCGGCGCTGACATCAAGCCCGGCAACAACCTGCCGTTGCGCAACATCCCGACCGGTACGGTCATCCACGCCATCGAGCTCCGCCCCGGCGGCGGCGCGAAGATGGCGCGTTCGGCCGGCGCATCCGTGCGTCTGGTCGCCAAGGACGGCCCGTACGCCCAGCTGCGTCTGCCCTCCGGCGAGATCCGCAACGTCGACGTGCGCTGCCGCGCGACGATCGGCGAGGTCGGCAACGCCGAGCAGTCGAACATCAACTGGGGCAAGGCCGGTCGCAACCGCTGGAAGGGCATCCGCCCGACCGTCCGCGGTGTCGCGATGAACCCGGTCGACCACCCGCACGGTGGTGGTGAGGGCAAGACGTCCGGTGGACGTCACCCCGTGACCCCGTGGGGTCAGAAGGAGGGGCGCACCCGCCACCCCAACAAGGAGAGCGACAAGCTCATCGTCCGTCGTCGTACCGCCGGCAAGAAGCGCAAGTAGGTAGGAACAGAAGATGCCACGCAGTCTCAAGAAGGGCCCCTTCGTCGACGAGCACCTGCTTCGCAAGGTCGTGTCGCAGAACGAAGCCGGTACCAAGAACGTGATCAAGACCTGGTCGCGTCGATCGATGATCATCCCCGCCATGCTCGGCCACACCGTGGCCGTGCACGACGGTCGCAAGCACATCCCCGTGTTCGTGACCGAGACCATGGTGGGCCACAAACTGGGCGAGTTCGCGCCCACCCGCACCTTCCGCGGCCATGAGAAGGACGACAAGAAGGGCCGCCGCCGCTGACGCGGGGGCGCTAGAGGAGAGAGAAATGGTGGAGTCCATCGCACGCGTGCGACACATCCGCGTGACCCCTCAGAAGGCTCGTCGTGTCGTTGCGCTCATCAAGGGAAAGCAGGCCGCTGAGGCCCTCGCCATCCTGAAGTTCGCGCCGCAGGGCGCGAGCGAGCCGATCTACAAGCTCGTCGCCTCGGCGATGGCGAACGCTCGGGTCACTGCCGACAAGACGAACGAGTACCTCGACGACCAGGATCTGTTCGTCGCGAACGCGTACGTCGACGAGGGCGCGACGCTGAAGCGTTTCCGTCCCCGTGCCCAGGGCCGCGCTTTCCAGATCAAGAAGCGCACGAGCCACATCACGGTCGTGCTGTCGACGCCCGAGGCGCCGACGGCCGAGGCCGGAACCCCGACCAAGAAGGCGAGCAAGTAATGGGCCAGAAAGTCAACCCGTACGGCTTCCGCCTCGGTATCACCACGGACCACGTGTCCCGGTGGTTCTCCGACTCGACGAAGCCGGGCCAGCGCTACGCCGACTATGTGGCGGAGGACATCAAGATCCGTCGTCTGCTCACCACGTCGCTCGACCGCGCCGGTGTCAGCAGCATCGAGATCGAGCGCACCCGTGACCGCGTCCGCGTCGACATCCACACCGCCCGCCCGGGCATCGTGATCGGTCGTCGCGGCGCCGAGGCCGAGCGCATCCGCGCCGACCTCGAGAAGCTCACCGGCAAGCAGATCCAGCTGAACATCCTCGAGGTCAAGAACCCCGAGGCCGACGCTCAGCTCGTCGCGCAGGGCATCGCCGAGCAGCTCGTGGGTCGTGTGGCGTTCCGCCGCGCGATGCGCAAGGGCATGCAGGGTGCACAGCGCGCCGGCGCCAAGGGCGTCCGCATCCAGGTCTCCGGCCGCCTCGGCGGCGCCGAGATGAGCCGTTCGGAGTTCTACCGCGAAGGCCGTGTGCCCCTGCACACGCTCCGCGCGAACATCGACTACGGCTTCTACGAGGCGAAGACCACCTTCGGCCGCATCGGCGTGAAGGTCTGGATCTACAACGGCGACATGACCAACAAGGAGCTCGCCCGCGAGCAGGCCAACGCGCCGAAGTCCCGCGGTCGTGACGACCGTGGCGACCGTGGCGACCGCCGTCCGCCGCGTAGCCCCCGCAACGAGGCCCCCGTGGCAGAAGGAGCGTCGGCGTAATGCTCATCCCCCGTAAGGTCAAGTACCGCAAGCAGCACCACCCCGGGCGGTCCGGTCAGGCGACCGGCGGCACCGAGGTGAGCTTCGGCGAGTACGGCATCCAGGCCCTGACTCCCGCTTACGTGACCAACCGTCAGATCGAGTCCGCTCGTATCGCCATGACGCGTCACATCAAGCGTGGCGGAAAGGTGTGGATCAACATCTACCCCGACCGTCCGCTGACCAAGAAGCCCGCCGAAACCCGCATGGGTTCCGGCAAGGGTTCGCCCGAGTGGTGGGTCGCGAACGTCAAGCCGGGCCGGGTCCTCTTCGAGGTCTCCGGTGTCGACGAGTCCCTCGCACGCGAGGCTCTCACCCGGGCAATTCACAAGCTGCCCCTCAAGGCACGCATCATCAAGCGCGAGGAGGGCGACGCGTAATGGCGATCGGCACCAAGCAGCTCGCCCCGAGCGAGCTCGACACGTTCGAAGACCAGCGTCTGGTCGAAGAGCTGCGCAAGGCCAAGGAAGAGCTGTTCAACCTGCGCTTCCAGTCGGCCACCGGCCAGCTCGAGAGCCACGGCCGCATCCGCGCCGTCAAGCGCGACATCGCGCGGCTCTACACCGTCATCCGTGAGCGCGAGCTCGGCATCCGTGCCACTCCCGCTCCGGTGGAGGCGACGAAGGCGAAGAAGACCAAGGCCAAGAAGGCGGATGCCGCTGACTCGGCCGCGAAGGAAGAGGCCGAGTGATGGCTGAGACCACCGAGAAGAAGAAGGCACCCGCCCGCAAGGCGTCGACCAAGGCAGCTGCGGCAGCCGAGGCGCCCGTCGTGGACGAGGCCGTGCAGGCGAAGGGCCACGAGAGCTCCGAGCGCGACGTGCGCGACGCGGACGCCCGCGGTTACCGCAAGTCGCGCCGCGGCTACGTGACCAGCGACAAGATGGACAAGACCATCGTCGTCGAGGTCGAGGACCGCGTGAAGCACCCGCTCTACGGCAAGGTCATCCGTCGCACCTCCAAGGTGAAGGCGCACGACGAGACCAACTCCGCCGGCATCGGCGACCTCGTGCTGATCAACGAGACCCGTCCGCTCAGCGCCACCAAGCGGTGGCGTCTGGTCGAGGTCCTCGAGAAGGCGAAGTAACCCATGATTCAGAACGAATCCCGCCTCAAGGTCGCCGACAACACCGGCGCCAAGGAGCTGCTCACCATTCGCGTGCTCGGCGGCTCCAACCGTCGGTACGCGGGCATCGGCGATGTCATCGTGGCGACGGTCAAGGACGCGATCCCTGGCGGAAACGTCAAGAAGGGCGACGTCGTCAAGGCTGTCGTCGTGCGCGTCATCAAGCACACCCGTCGCCCCGACGGCTCGTACATCAAGTTCGACGAGAATGCCGCCGTGATCCTGAAGACCGACGGGGAGCCCCGTGGCACCCGCATCTTCGGTCCGGTCGGTCGTGAACTTCGCGACAAGAAGTTCATGAAGATCGTCTCGCTGGCACCGGAGGTCATCTGATCATGGCGAAGATCAAGAAGGGCGACCTGGTTCAGGTCATCTCGGGCGCCAAGCCCGAGCGCGGCGGCGACCGCGGCAAGCAGGGCAAGGTCCTCGAGATCCTTGTCGAGCAGAACCGCGTCATCGTCGAGGGCGTGAACTACGTCACCAAGCACACCCGCGTGGGTCAGACCCAGCGCGGAACCAAGACGGGTGGCATCGAGACGTTCGAAGCCCCCATCCACATCTCCAACGTCGCCCTGGTCGACCCCTCGAGCAAGAAGCCGACCCGCGTCGGCCACCGCGTCGAGGAGCAGGTCAAGGACGGCGTGAAGCGCACCGTTCGTGTGCGCTTCGCGAAGAAGTCAGGCAAGGACCTCTGAATATGAGCACCGATACTGCCGCGCCCGCTGGCAAAATCCAGCCGCGCCTGAAGCAGAAGTACAAGAACGAAATCCAGAAGGCTCTGCAGGAGGAGTTCGGTTACTCGAACGTCATGCAGATCCCCGGTCTCGTGAAGGTCGTCGTGAACACCGGTGTCGGCGAGGCAGCTCGCGACAGCAAGGTGATCGATGGCGCGGTCGACGACCTCGTCAAGATCACCGGCCAGAAGCCGGTCGTCACCAAGGCCCGCAAGTCCATCGCGCAGTTCAAGCTGCGCGAGGGCCAGGCCATCGGCGCTCACGTCACCCTCCGCGGCGACCGCGCATGGGAGTTCCTCGACCGCCTCGTGAACCTCGCGCTTCCCCGTATCCGCGACTTCCGTGGTCTGTCGTCGAAGCAGTTCGACGGCAACGGCAACTACACGTTCGGTCTCCAGGAGCAGTCCGTGTTCCACGAGATCGACCAGGACCGCATCGACCGCGTTCGCGGTTTCGACATCACCGTCGTGACCACCGCGAAGACGGACGACGAGGGCCGCTCGCTGCTCCGGCAGCTCGGTTTCCCCTTCCAGGCCGCCGAAACTCAGGCATAAGCCATCCATCATCGAAGGTCGTCTGCCGCGTAACGGCAGCCGAAACCTCATGAACGAAAGAAGCATCACATGACGATGACAGACCCGGTCGCAGATATGCTGACCCGTCTGCGCAACGCGAACTCGGCGCACCACGACTCCGTGTCGCTGCCGAGCTCGAAGCTCAAGACCCACATCGCCGCGATCCTCAAGCAGGAGGGTTACATCTCCGACTGGATCGTCGAAGACGCCCGCGTCGGTCAGACACTGACCCTCACGCTGAAGTACGGCCCGAACCGCGAGCGGTCGATCGCCGGCATCAAGCGCGTGTCGAAGCCCGGTCTGCGCGTCTACGCGAAGTCCTCCGAGATCCCCACGGTCCTCGGCGGCCTCGGCGTTGCCATCCTGTCCACTTCCTCCGGTCTTCTCACCGACCGCCAGGCCGACCAGAAGGGCGTGGGCGGAGAAGTCCTCGCCTACGTGTGGTGATCTGACATGTCGCGAATCGGACGTCTTCCCATCGACATCCCCGCCGGCGTCACCGTGACGGTGGCCGGTCAGGATGTCGCAGTCAAGGGCCCCAAGGGTGAGCTCTCGCTCACCGTGGCGCGCCCCCTCGAGGTCAAGGTCGAGGAGAACCAGGTTCTCGTCAGCCGGCCCGACGACGAGCGCGAGTCGCGGTCGCTCCACGGCCTGACCCGCACGCTCATCAGCAACAACATCATCGGTGTCACCACGGGGTACACCAAGGGTCTCGAGGTCGTCGGCACGGGTTACCGCGTCGCGCAGAAGGGCAGCTCGGTCGAGTTCGCCCTCGGCTTCTCGCACCCGGTTCTCGTCGAGCCCCCCGCGGGAATCACCCTCACGGTCGAAGGCAACAACAAGGTCACCGTGAGCGGCATCGACAAGCAGGCCGTCGGTGAGGCCGCCGCCAACATCCGCAAGATCCGCAAGCCCGAGCCGTACAAGGGCAAGGGTGTGCGGTACGCGGGCGAGGTCGTGCGCCGCAAGGCCGGAAAGAGTGGTAAGTAGCCATGGCTCTCAAGACAAAGAGCGAAGCACGCGCGCGTCGTCACGCCCGCCTTCGCAAGAAGATCGTCGGCAGCGAGGCCCGTCCTCGTCTCGTCGTCACCCGCTCGGCGCGTCACGTCTTCGTGCAGCTCGTCGATGACAGCAAGGGCCGCACGCTGGCCTCCGCGTCGACCCTCGAGACCGACCTGCGCGGCCTCGACGGCGACAAGACCGCAAAGGCACGCAAGGTCGGCGAGCTCGTCGCCGAGCGTGCGATCGCCGCCGGAGTGACCGACGCCGTGTTCGACCGTGGCGGAAACCGCTACGCCGGACGCGTTGCTGCGATCGCCGATGGCGCCCGCGAGAAGGGGCTGAACCTGTGAGCGACAACAAGGAGACCGAAGTGGCAGTGGATGCCGAGCAGACCGCGCCCGCCGAGGCGCCGGCTGCTGCAGCTCAGGCGCCCGCCGAGCGCGAGCGCGAGCCGCGCCGCGGTGGCCGCGAGCGCAACGCCAACCAGCGTGACCGCGGTTCGCGTGACGACAAGAGCCAGTTCCTGGAGCGCGTCGTGACGATCAACCGTGTCGCCAAGGTCACCAAGGGTGGAAAGCGCTTCAGCTTCACCGCTCTGGTGGTCGTCGGTGACGGCAACGGTGTGGTGGGCGTCGGATACGGCAAGGCCCGCGAGGTCCCCCTGGCGATCTCGAAGGGTGTCGAAGAGGCCAAGCGCAACTTCTTCCGTGTTCCCCGCGTCGCGTCGACGATCCCGCACCCGGTGCAGGGCGAGGCCGCTGCCGGCGTCGTGCTGCTCCGTCCGGCCGCTGCCGGTACCGGTGTTATCGCCGGTGGTCCGGTCCGCGCCGTCCTCGAGTGCGCGGGCATCCACGATGTCCTGTCGAAGTCGCTCGGCTCGTCGAACACGATCAACATCGTGCACGCGACGGTCGCCGCCCTGAAGCAGCTCGAAGAGCCCCGCGCCGTGGCCGCCCGCCGTGGCCTGGAGTTCGACCAGGTGGCACCTGCCCGGCTCGTCCGCGCCGAGGCCGACGCCATCGCCGCCCAGAAGGTAGGTGCCTGATGGCCGCCCGTCTGAAGGTCACGCAGATCAAGTCCAAGGTGAGCGAGAAGCAGAACCAGCGCGACACGCTGCGCAGCCTCGGTCTGAAGCGGATCAACGACTCGGTCGTTCGTCCCGACGACGCGCAGACGCGCGGCTACGTCAAGACCGTCGCCCACCTCGTCAAGGTTGAGGAGATCGACTAATGGCTGAGAACGAAACCGAAGCCG
This portion of the Microbacterium hatanonis genome encodes:
- the rplD gene encoding 50S ribosomal protein L4, whose translation is MADSTLALDVLKADGKKAGSVELPAAIFDVKTNIPLIHQVVVAQRAAARQGTHSTKRRGEVSGAGRKPFKQKGTGNARQGSIRAPHMTGGGIVHGPKPRDYGQRTPKKMISAALLGALSDRARGDRLHIIDSFGFDGTPSTKAAASVLGALLATKNVLVVIERGDDVAVKSVRNLAYVHVLTFDQLNAYDVLVSDDIVFTKAAYDAFVASKSATTQEVSA
- the rplW gene encoding 50S ribosomal protein L23; amino-acid sequence: MTVNKDPRDIILKPVVSEKSYGLIDEGKYTFYVDTRATKTEIKLAIEKIFDVKVAAVNTINRVGKARRTRFGLGKRKDTKRAIVTLKSGTIDIFTAVG
- the rplB gene encoding 50S ribosomal protein L2 → MAIRKYKPTTPGRRGSSVADFAEITRSTPEKSLLRPLSKTGGRNNQGRITTRHIGGGHKRQYRLIDFRRNDKDGIDAKVAHIEYDPNRTARIALLHYADGEKRYIIAPNKLSQGDVVESGAGADIKPGNNLPLRNIPTGTVIHAIELRPGGGAKMARSAGASVRLVAKDGPYAQLRLPSGEIRNVDVRCRATIGEVGNAEQSNINWGKAGRNRWKGIRPTVRGVAMNPVDHPHGGGEGKTSGGRHPVTPWGQKEGRTRHPNKESDKLIVRRRTAGKKRK
- the rpsS gene encoding 30S ribosomal protein S19, which encodes MPRSLKKGPFVDEHLLRKVVSQNEAGTKNVIKTWSRRSMIIPAMLGHTVAVHDGRKHIPVFVTETMVGHKLGEFAPTRTFRGHEKDDKKGRRR
- the rplV gene encoding 50S ribosomal protein L22; protein product: MVESIARVRHIRVTPQKARRVVALIKGKQAAEALAILKFAPQGASEPIYKLVASAMANARVTADKTNEYLDDQDLFVANAYVDEGATLKRFRPRAQGRAFQIKKRTSHITVVLSTPEAPTAEAGTPTKKASK
- the rpsC gene encoding 30S ribosomal protein S3, with translation MGQKVNPYGFRLGITTDHVSRWFSDSTKPGQRYADYVAEDIKIRRLLTTSLDRAGVSSIEIERTRDRVRVDIHTARPGIVIGRRGAEAERIRADLEKLTGKQIQLNILEVKNPEADAQLVAQGIAEQLVGRVAFRRAMRKGMQGAQRAGAKGVRIQVSGRLGGAEMSRSEFYREGRVPLHTLRANIDYGFYEAKTTFGRIGVKVWIYNGDMTNKELAREQANAPKSRGRDDRGDRGDRRPPRSPRNEAPVAEGASA
- the rplP gene encoding 50S ribosomal protein L16; its protein translation is MLIPRKVKYRKQHHPGRSGQATGGTEVSFGEYGIQALTPAYVTNRQIESARIAMTRHIKRGGKVWINIYPDRPLTKKPAETRMGSGKGSPEWWVANVKPGRVLFEVSGVDESLAREALTRAIHKLPLKARIIKREEGDA
- the rpmC gene encoding 50S ribosomal protein L29, with the translated sequence MAIGTKQLAPSELDTFEDQRLVEELRKAKEELFNLRFQSATGQLESHGRIRAVKRDIARLYTVIRERELGIRATPAPVEATKAKKTKAKKADAADSAAKEEAE
- the rpsQ gene encoding 30S ribosomal protein S17; the protein is MAETTEKKKAPARKASTKAAAAAEAPVVDEAVQAKGHESSERDVRDADARGYRKSRRGYVTSDKMDKTIVVEVEDRVKHPLYGKVIRRTSKVKAHDETNSAGIGDLVLINETRPLSATKRWRLVEVLEKAK
- the rplN gene encoding 50S ribosomal protein L14, which produces MIQNESRLKVADNTGAKELLTIRVLGGSNRRYAGIGDVIVATVKDAIPGGNVKKGDVVKAVVVRVIKHTRRPDGSYIKFDENAAVILKTDGEPRGTRIFGPVGRELRDKKFMKIVSLAPEVI
- the rplX gene encoding 50S ribosomal protein L24; the encoded protein is MAKIKKGDLVQVISGAKPERGGDRGKQGKVLEILVEQNRVIVEGVNYVTKHTRVGQTQRGTKTGGIETFEAPIHISNVALVDPSSKKPTRVGHRVEEQVKDGVKRTVRVRFAKKSGKDL
- the rplE gene encoding 50S ribosomal protein L5 — protein: MSTDTAAPAGKIQPRLKQKYKNEIQKALQEEFGYSNVMQIPGLVKVVVNTGVGEAARDSKVIDGAVDDLVKITGQKPVVTKARKSIAQFKLREGQAIGAHVTLRGDRAWEFLDRLVNLALPRIRDFRGLSSKQFDGNGNYTFGLQEQSVFHEIDQDRIDRVRGFDITVVTTAKTDDEGRSLLRQLGFPFQAAETQA
- the rpsH gene encoding 30S ribosomal protein S8; amino-acid sequence: MTMTDPVADMLTRLRNANSAHHDSVSLPSSKLKTHIAAILKQEGYISDWIVEDARVGQTLTLTLKYGPNRERSIAGIKRVSKPGLRVYAKSSEIPTVLGGLGVAILSTSSGLLTDRQADQKGVGGEVLAYVW
- the rplF gene encoding 50S ribosomal protein L6, translated to MSRIGRLPIDIPAGVTVTVAGQDVAVKGPKGELSLTVARPLEVKVEENQVLVSRPDDERESRSLHGLTRTLISNNIIGVTTGYTKGLEVVGTGYRVAQKGSSVEFALGFSHPVLVEPPAGITLTVEGNNKVTVSGIDKQAVGEAAANIRKIRKPEPYKGKGVRYAGEVVRRKAGKSGK
- the rplR gene encoding 50S ribosomal protein L18 — its product is MALKTKSEARARRHARLRKKIVGSEARPRLVVTRSARHVFVQLVDDSKGRTLASASTLETDLRGLDGDKTAKARKVGELVAERAIAAGVTDAVFDRGGNRYAGRVAAIADGAREKGLNL
- the rpsE gene encoding 30S ribosomal protein S5, producing the protein MDAEQTAPAEAPAAAAQAPAEREREPRRGGRERNANQRDRGSRDDKSQFLERVVTINRVAKVTKGGKRFSFTALVVVGDGNGVVGVGYGKAREVPLAISKGVEEAKRNFFRVPRVASTIPHPVQGEAAAGVVLLRPAAAGTGVIAGGPVRAVLECAGIHDVLSKSLGSSNTINIVHATVAALKQLEEPRAVAARRGLEFDQVAPARLVRAEADAIAAQKVGA
- the rpmD gene encoding 50S ribosomal protein L30, with protein sequence MAARLKVTQIKSKVSEKQNQRDTLRSLGLKRINDSVVRPDDAQTRGYVKTVAHLVKVEEID